The Candidatus Hydrogenedentota bacterium genome window below encodes:
- a CDS encoding right-handed parallel beta-helix repeat-containing protein, protein MGIRAMTAGLVLCAVMAGGMAFGQVPGMRLYVSPGGDDTATGAHPTVDGSALEGPLATLEGARRAVRRHIERGGVPAGGIEVLLRGGEYPLADAVRFEAADSGRAGAPVVYRAVPGETVVLSGGRTVGGFGPVTDPDALQRLDPEALPHVVQADLRAAGVTEYGEASDGALQVYFRGRPMTLSRWPNEGFVKIAGLVEKDGHKIHGIPGSLTGKFNYAEDRPARWVDEKDPWLHGYWFWDWSDQRQKIAAISTETKTIEVAQPYHSYGYRVGQWYYAFNMLCELDSPGEWHVDREKGLLFFWPPEPLTAGDVMVSLVKSAAEFDGASHITLRGLTFEGFRGTALRVSGGGGVRIAGCTLRNISGGAVGVGGGTGHTVYGCDIYGMGHNGISLNGGDRTTLTPAGHTAENNHIRDYGRWSRMYQTAVYISGVGNRVLRNLIHDAPHMAVGFSGNDHLIEGNEIHHVCLESNDAGAIYAGRDWTMRGNVIRGNYLHDIQGFENRGCVGVYLDDMFAAADITHNLFVRVTAAAFIGGGRDCAVENNIFVDCTPAVHVDARALGWAHYHADEWIKEAEEKGTLSGIAYNKPPYSERYPELPRILDEEPKAPRGIRVARNICAGGKWDRIEEKARPGIAMTDNLLDADPKFVDPEKGDYRLRPDSPALALGFEPLDFGKMGIYASEERASAVE, encoded by the coding sequence ATGGGCATCCGCGCGATGACTGCGGGACTGGTGTTGTGCGCCGTGATGGCGGGCGGCATGGCGTTTGGCCAGGTGCCGGGCATGCGGCTTTACGTGTCGCCCGGCGGGGACGACACGGCCACCGGGGCGCATCCCACGGTGGATGGAAGCGCGCTGGAGGGGCCGCTGGCCACGCTGGAGGGCGCGCGGCGCGCGGTGCGCCGCCATATCGAAAGGGGCGGGGTCCCCGCAGGCGGGATCGAGGTGCTGCTGCGCGGCGGGGAGTATCCCCTGGCGGACGCGGTGCGGTTTGAGGCGGCGGACTCCGGCCGTGCCGGGGCGCCTGTGGTGTACCGGGCGGTGCCGGGGGAGACGGTGGTCCTGTCCGGCGGGCGGACGGTGGGCGGGTTTGGCCCGGTGACGGACCCGGACGCGCTCCAGCGGCTCGACCCGGAGGCGCTGCCCCATGTGGTGCAGGCGGACCTGCGTGCGGCGGGCGTGACGGAGTACGGCGAGGCCAGCGACGGCGCGTTGCAGGTGTATTTCCGGGGACGGCCCATGACCCTGTCGCGGTGGCCCAACGAGGGGTTTGTGAAGATCGCCGGGCTGGTGGAGAAGGACGGGCACAAGATACACGGCATACCCGGCAGTCTGACGGGCAAGTTCAATTACGCGGAGGACCGGCCCGCCCGCTGGGTGGACGAGAAGGACCCCTGGCTGCACGGGTACTGGTTCTGGGACTGGTCGGACCAGCGGCAGAAAATCGCCGCCATCAGCACGGAAACAAAAACCATCGAAGTGGCGCAGCCCTACCACAGCTACGGATACCGCGTCGGGCAGTGGTACTACGCCTTCAACATGCTCTGCGAACTGGACAGTCCCGGCGAGTGGCATGTGGACCGCGAAAAGGGCCTCCTCTTCTTCTGGCCGCCGGAGCCGTTGACGGCGGGGGATGTCATGGTCTCGCTGGTGAAGTCGGCGGCGGAGTTTGACGGCGCATCCCACATCACCCTGCGCGGCTTGACCTTCGAGGGGTTCCGGGGCACGGCGTTGCGGGTTTCCGGCGGCGGGGGTGTGCGCATTGCGGGATGCACCCTGCGCAACATCAGCGGCGGCGCCGTGGGCGTGGGGGGCGGCACCGGGCACACCGTCTACGGGTGCGACATTTACGGCATGGGCCACAACGGCATCAGCCTCAACGGCGGGGACCGGACCACGCTGACCCCGGCGGGGCACACGGCGGAGAACAACCACATCCGCGACTATGGCCGGTGGAGCCGGATGTACCAGACGGCGGTCTACATAAGCGGCGTGGGGAACCGGGTGCTGCGGAACCTCATCCACGACGCGCCGCACATGGCCGTCGGGTTCAGCGGGAACGACCACCTCATCGAGGGCAACGAAATCCACCATGTCTGCCTGGAGTCCAACGACGCCGGGGCCATTTACGCCGGACGGGACTGGACCATGCGCGGCAATGTGATTCGCGGCAACTATCTGCACGACATCCAGGGCTTCGAGAACAGGGGCTGCGTCGGGGTGTACCTGGACGACATGTTCGCCGCGGCGGACATCACCCATAACCTCTTTGTCCGCGTGACGGCGGCGGCCTTCATCGGCGGCGGGCGGGACTGCGCCGTCGAGAACAACATTTTTGTGGACTGCACCCCGGCGGTGCATGTGGACGCGCGCGCCCTGGGCTGGGCCCATTACCACGCGGACGAGTGGATCAAGGAGGCGGAGGAGAAGGGGACCCTTTCCGGGATCGCCTACAATAAGCCGCCCTACAGCGAGCGGTACCCCGAACTGCCGCGCATTCTGGACGAGGAGCCGAAGGCCCCGCGCGGCATCCGCGTGGCGCGGAACATCTGCGCGGGCGGCAAGTGGGACCGCATCGAGGAGAAGGCGCGCCCCGGCATTGCCATGACGGACAACCTCCTCGACGCGGACCCGAAATTTGTGGACCCGGAGAAGGGGGACTACCGGCTGCGGCCCGACTCTCCCGCGCTGGCCCTGGGCTTCGAGCCGCTGGATTTCGGGAAAATGGGGATTTACGCCTCGGAGGAACGGGCGTCGGCGGTGGAGTGA